The following proteins are encoded in a genomic region of Enterocloster clostridioformis:
- the spoIVA gene encoding stage IV sporulation protein A, which yields MDNFNVYKDIQARTGGEIYIGVVGPVRTGKSTFIKRFMELLVLPAMEDENLRNLSRDELPQSAAGKTIMTTEPKFIPKEAARINLADGIEAKVRVIDCVGFMVDGAAGHVENGEERLVKTPWFDYDIPFTQAAEIGTRKVINDHSTIGIVVTTDGTIGEIKRPGYIAAEKQTIDELKKLGKPFVVLLNSTKPYSDETARLAREMSESYGVSVLPVNCEQLKKEDIFHILECVLKEFPVTEMDFHIPKWLEILPSTHWLKAQVIQAARNVIQKVTHMKDVSGELKQQHTDTIRSMNVKNMQMADGRVGVQVDMDDSYYYQILSDYVGLPIEGEYQLMQTLSSLANMQKEYEKVQNALTQVRLKGYGVVTPERSEIVLDEPQVIKHGNKYGVKMKAEAPSINLIKAHIETEIAPIVGSEQQAQDLIAYIKENARESDDGIWNTNIFGKSIEQIVEDGIQAKVSQMTEDCQLKLQDTLQKIINDSNGGMICIII from the coding sequence ATGGACAATTTTAATGTATACAAGGATATTCAGGCGAGAACAGGCGGAGAGATTTACATAGGCGTAGTAGGGCCGGTCCGCACAGGCAAATCTACCTTCATAAAGCGGTTCATGGAACTGCTGGTGCTCCCTGCAATGGAGGATGAGAACCTGCGCAATCTGAGCCGGGATGAGCTGCCCCAGAGCGCGGCCGGCAAGACCATCATGACCACGGAGCCCAAGTTTATTCCCAAGGAAGCGGCCAGAATCAATCTGGCAGACGGCATTGAAGCCAAGGTAAGGGTCATTGACTGCGTGGGATTCATGGTAGACGGTGCAGCCGGCCATGTGGAGAACGGCGAGGAGCGTCTGGTGAAAACGCCGTGGTTTGATTATGACATTCCCTTTACCCAGGCAGCGGAAATCGGAACCAGGAAAGTCATCAATGACCATTCCACCATTGGAATCGTTGTGACCACGGACGGAACCATAGGGGAAATCAAACGTCCCGGATACATAGCAGCTGAAAAACAGACCATTGACGAACTGAAAAAACTGGGAAAACCATTTGTGGTTCTTTTGAATTCCACCAAACCCTACTCAGACGAGACTGCCAGGCTGGCCAGGGAAATGTCTGAATCATACGGAGTATCGGTGCTGCCCGTAAACTGCGAGCAGCTTAAGAAGGAGGATATCTTCCATATTCTGGAATGTGTCCTAAAGGAGTTCCCTGTGACTGAGATGGATTTTCATATTCCCAAATGGCTGGAGATCCTGCCGTCCACTCACTGGCTTAAGGCCCAGGTCATCCAGGCAGCCAGGAATGTAATTCAGAAGGTGACCCATATGAAGGATGTGTCCGGGGAACTGAAACAGCAGCATACGGATACCATCCGCTCCATGAATGTGAAAAACATGCAGATGGCGGACGGCAGGGTGGGCGTCCAGGTGGATATGGACGACAGCTACTATTACCAGATTCTCAGCGACTATGTGGGACTGCCCATTGAAGGCGAATACCAGCTCATGCAGACCCTGAGCAGCCTGGCCAATATGCAGAAGGAATATGAAAAAGTGCAGAACGCTCTGACCCAGGTGCGGTTAAAGGGGTACGGGGTGGTGACGCCGGAACGCTCAGAAATCGTTCTGGATGAACCGCAGGTCATAAAGCACGGCAACAAGTACGGTGTAAAGATGAAGGCGGAAGCACCGTCCATCAACCTGATTAAGGCCCATATTGAGACAGAGATTGCTCCGATTGTGGGAAGCGAGCAGCAGGCCCAGGATCTGATTGCCTATATCAAGGAAAATGCCAGGGAGAGCGACGACGGAATTTGGAATACCAACATCTTTGGAAAATCCATTGAACAGATTGTGGAGGACGGTATCCAGGCCAAGGTGTCCCAGATGACGGAAGACTGCCAGCTGAAGCTGCAGGATACCCTGCAGAAAATTATCAATGACAGCAACGGCGGTATGATATGCATTATTATTTAA
- a CDS encoding ABC transporter ATP-binding protein, whose product MAMLEVRDLEVYYGVIQAIKGISFDVNQGEIVALIGANGAGKTTTLHTITGLISAKTGKIVYEGTDITRVSGYKLVGMGIAHVPEGRRVFATLTVLQNLKMGAYTRKDKEETESTLKMIYQRFPRLKERKNQLAGTLSGGEQQMLAMGRALMSHPRMIVMDEPSMGLSPIYVNEIFDIIQKINADGTTVLLVEQNAKKALSIAHKAYVLETGNIALSGDAKELMNNDQVKKAYLSE is encoded by the coding sequence ATGGCAATGCTTGAAGTCAGGGATCTGGAAGTATACTACGGTGTAATCCAGGCCATAAAAGGAATCTCCTTTGATGTTAACCAGGGAGAAATTGTGGCTCTGATTGGTGCCAACGGTGCGGGGAAGACCACGACCCTGCATACCATCACAGGACTTATCAGCGCGAAAACAGGTAAAATCGTATATGAGGGAACCGACATAACCAGGGTTTCCGGTTATAAACTGGTGGGCATGGGAATCGCCCATGTGCCGGAGGGAAGGCGCGTGTTCGCTACCCTTACGGTGCTTCAGAACCTGAAGATGGGAGCTTATACAAGAAAAGACAAGGAAGAGACAGAGTCCACGCTGAAGATGATATACCAGCGTTTCCCGCGTCTAAAGGAGCGCAAGAACCAGCTTGCAGGAACCCTGTCCGGAGGCGAGCAGCAGATGCTTGCCATGGGAAGGGCCCTTATGAGCCACCCCAGAATGATTGTAATGGATGAGCCCTCCATGGGACTTTCACCTATCTATGTAAATGAGATATTTGATATTATCCAGAAGATAAACGCAGATGGCACCACCGTGCTTCTTGTGGAACAGAACGCTAAGAAGGCTCTTTCCATTGCCCATAAGGCATATGTTCTGGAGACAGGAAATATTGCTCTCAGCGGAGACGCAAAGGAGCTTATGAACAATGATCAGGTAAAAAAAGCATATCTCAGCGAATAA
- a CDS encoding ABC transporter ATP-binding protein has translation MALLEVKNLSISFGGLKAVDNFQISIEKGQLYGLIGPNGAGKTTIFNLLTGVYKPDAGSIELAGVNITGKKTTEINQAGIARTFQNIRLFKDLSVLDNVKAGFHNHYRYSTTAGIFRFPNYFKVEKQMDERAMELLKVFGLDEECDYKASNLPYGKQRKLEIARALATEPKLLLLDEPAAGMNPNETAELMDTIRFVRDNFDMTILLIEHDMKLVSGICEELTVLNFGQVLCQGETGAVLHNPEVVKAYLGE, from the coding sequence ATGGCATTACTTGAAGTTAAGAATTTAAGCATATCTTTTGGCGGCCTTAAGGCAGTTGACAACTTTCAAATCAGTATAGAAAAGGGGCAGCTTTACGGCCTTATCGGACCAAACGGAGCCGGTAAGACCACCATTTTCAACCTGCTGACAGGCGTATATAAGCCGGACGCGGGAAGCATTGAGCTGGCGGGAGTCAACATTACCGGTAAGAAAACCACGGAAATAAACCAGGCCGGAATCGCCAGGACTTTCCAGAACATCCGTTTGTTTAAGGATTTGTCCGTTCTGGACAATGTCAAAGCGGGCTTTCACAATCATTACAGGTATTCCACTACGGCCGGAATTTTCCGTTTTCCCAACTATTTTAAGGTGGAGAAGCAGATGGATGAGAGGGCCATGGAGCTGCTCAAGGTATTCGGACTGGATGAGGAGTGCGACTACAAGGCGTCCAACCTTCCATACGGAAAGCAGAGAAAGCTGGAGATAGCCAGGGCGCTGGCTACAGAGCCAAAGCTCCTTCTCCTGGATGAGCCGGCGGCGGGAATGAATCCAAACGAGACAGCCGAGCTTATGGATACCATCCGTTTTGTGAGGGATAATTTCGATATGACCATCCTTCTGATTGAACATGATATGAAGCTTGTCAGCGGTATCTGCGAAGAACTGACTGTTCTCAACTTCGGACAGGTCCTGTGCCAGGGCGAGACCGGCGCGGTGCTTCACAATCCGGAAGTTGTCAAAGCATATCTTGGTGAATAG